Sequence from the Camelus bactrianus isolate YW-2024 breed Bactrian camel chromosome 21, ASM4877302v1, whole genome shotgun sequence genome:
ACAGCATTCCCGGATAGGCCTTTCTTCTCCATGAAAtcacttctctcccttccttacCAATCCTGTTCAAAACTGCCTTTAATTATTAACACTGTGTGTTGTGGGGCTCCCATTACATTGTTTTAGGGTAATCAGCTAGAAGGCTGTCAGCTCCAAGAAGGCAGAGGCAGTGTATAAACAGTGTCCAGAATTTAGGTGCTCATTCACTGGTGTTATTCATTAGTTTGtactttttaatatacttttgtGAGGATTTACATAATTTGGCCTTTATTTctagctgcctctgcccctcaaTAAGATTATGTAAACTCCCTGCCATTAGGAACtggtctcttttctctcctctcttggcTTTATATGCAGGCACTTATCTGACAGATGGAACCCAGAACTGACAAATTCCCCACCTTCCCATGTTTCTATTACAGGCATGTCATGTTGCCCAAGGACATAGCCAAGCTGGTCCCTAAAACCCATTTGATGTCCGAATCTGAATGGAGGAATCTTGGTGTTCAGCAGAGTCAGGGATGGGTCCATTACATGATCCATGAACCAGGTCAGTGCAATGGCAGAAAGCAACCACATAGGACTGAGGGAATGAAGGAATAAGATTTGCACAACctagggggtagggtatagctcaagtagtagagcgcacgcttagtatgcatgaggtcctaggttcaatccccagtacctcctctaaaaataaagagataaacctaattacctccctccccaccaaaaaataaaaataaattttaaaaaaagagttctttaattaaaaaaaaaaagattgcacaACCTAAAGAAATAAGGGGAAGGTGGAGGTGGTTTACTAATTCCTTACCCCACCGGCCATCTAGAAAATTAGGAGTgaccagaaataagaaataaagtacCTGGGAAGTCAGGCACAACCTGTCgctgtgaaaaacaaaaaacaaaaacttccttTAATCTCTAATGCAGTCAGtaggtactctttttttttttttttttttttttaaggctacaTATATCCTGGTAGAGGTTGTGGCCCCTGCTTTATTCTCCATCAGAAAGTGAATTTTTGGATGTGTTCCAAATAAACCAAGGAAAGTATATTTCTTGATAAGACACCAGACACCAAACTGCCAGGCAAAACTAATAAAGGACACCCTGGGGCTGTACAAACGTAGCAAGAGAACTGATACTAACAATTCTGTACTTGGCACACGGGCCAGGCTTCTGGGTCTGTTTCTAAGGCCATATGCTTAAATCTTAATTTAGTTATAAAGATCTGAGTGGGTGATAGCTGGGAAGTGGGAGTGGGATACACCATAGGTTGTGCATAGGATGATGTGAGCTTGTTGCTTAGATTTCACTCACTCTTTCAGAACCTCACATCTTGCTGTTCCGGCGGCCACTGCCCAAGAAGCCAAAGAAATGAAGCTAAGGAGCCACTTTTCAGCCTCAAGCTTTACACAGCTGTTCTCACTTGCTAACATCTTTCCAATGACATTATGTTGCCTTCTCATTTCTCACTTTGATATTTAAAGGATGTTCAATACACTGTTTGAATCTGCTGCTGACTGTTTTGCTTCTTGAGCAGAGCCAGCGGGACCACCACGCCAGATGAGTGCTCTTTGGGTTGCAGCCTCAGCTAAGTGTGACCCCAAAAACCAACATGAGCTCTGTCTCCAGTAGAATACGCTTTGCAAATGGTGGAAGCATCTGAGAATAAGACCATGGCTGTTACAGGAATTGTGTAaacttgctgttttgtttttttcctgccaGCTGTTGTGTGTACGGTGATTTATGTTTCAATGTATTGGAAACTTTCCATTTTATTCAAGAAATCTGTTCCATGTTAAAAGCCTTGATTAAAGAGGAAGTTTTTATAATTCTCTTAATTGTAAAGGTTTTTTCCCCCACACAGGGTGAGTATCACATTCAGTATCATGGTTCTAATTGGTTCTAATGCTCTTCAGTGAAATAATGAAGCTCAGCTCTTTGCTGATAATCAGGTTTATTTCAACATTCAGGTAACGGTTTTAATCTAGTTTAAGCAGACTTTGCTgtcaaacatttactgaaataTATTTCATTCTAAATTCAGGCCTAAGATAGTGATTGTACAGGGACATCATCTCATCAAAACAAATCAATGTTTGTCAAGGATGTAGTCCCAATA
This genomic interval carries:
- the CKS1B gene encoding cyclin-dependent kinases regulatory subunit 1, which codes for MSHKQIYYSDKYDDEEFEYRHVMLPKDIAKLVPKTHLMSESEWRNLGVQQSQGWVHYMIHEPEPHILLFRRPLPKKPKK